A genomic window from Lycium barbarum isolate Lr01 chromosome 4, ASM1917538v2, whole genome shotgun sequence includes:
- the LOC132635694 gene encoding uncharacterized protein LOC132635694 yields the protein MEEYEVYIDEKIETVLGHLRKDFDGVISSGNLGPRFGVYGSFLPTYKRPTTQDSCFSVQESSKFMVKHEVSMIIRSLNQRTLPDLGEVPSKIREVSGDFSPTSILHNMTSFPVVGDILLSPLHEKLLTLSRNKKVFAKIDKYDHQEVRSSSVEFGGAVSLRKKDVTKVASHKPDQPRMLHTKKRKLRDHLDANVFESGFRKQKKSKVYQTEKKECNTSKGVEKSRTRGSVTRIVPGIRDSPRIDRSVEREHQKKKYKVKLQSQAQSGIIRKQVCKFPLNQALGCGKEVRTCIAIW from the coding sequence ATGGAAGAGTACGAGGTTTACATTGATGAAAAGATTGAGACTGTTTTGGGTCATCTTCGTAAAGATTTTGATGGAGTTATTTCTTCTGGTAATTTGGGTCCAAGATTTGGGGTTTATGGTTCGTTTTTGCCAACTTATAAACGCCCCACTACACAAGATTCATGCTTTTCTGTTCAAGAATCAAGTAAGTTCATGGTAAAACATGAAGTTTCTATGATTATTAGGTCGCTTAATCAAAGAACACTTCCTGATTTAGGTGAAGTGCCGTCCAAAATTAGAGAAGTTTCGGGTGATTTTTCTCCAACAAGTATCCTTCATAATATGACATCTTTTCCGGTTGTTGGAGACATACTGCTTTCACCTCTCCATGAGAAGTTATTAACTCTGTCAAGAAATAAGAAAGTTTTCGCGAAGATTGACAAATATGATCACCAGGAAGTAAGAAGTAGTTCAGTGGAATTTGGCGGGGCTGTCTCTCTAAGAAAGAAAGATGTTACAAAAGTTGCAAGTCATAAACCTGACCAACCAAGGATGCTCCacacaaagaaaagaaaattgagGGATCACTTGGATGCTAATGTTTTTGAGAGTGGATTCAGAAAGCAGAAGAAATCGAAGGTGTATCAGACTGAAAAAAAGGAGTGCAATACAAGCAAGGGTGTTGAGAAATCAAGAACGAGAGGTTCAGTTACTAGAATTGTACCAGGAATCAGGGATTCTCCTCGTATAGATAGGAGCGTAGAGAGAGAACACCAGAAAAAGAAGTACAAAGTAAAGCTTCAGTCTCAAGCACAATCTGGCATTATCCGCAAGCAAGTTTGCAAGTTCCCGCTCAACCAGGCCCTCGGATGTGGGAAGGAAGTGAGGACCTGCATTGCAATTTGGTGA